The Pedobacter roseus genome contains a region encoding:
- a CDS encoding acyltransferase: MKNAILLQGKFLLVQILNTVYSLLPFFTLKKILLQCVGIKIGHKSCIHRGVKFFHIGNLSLGNNSVINFGCYLDNRRNITIGNNVSISHNTKIYTLGHAIDSPDFCTQGKPVIIKDNACIFANVLIMPGVVIGDGAVILPGSVVTKSVGEMEVVGGNPAKFLRKRNTTLEYSIDYSYWYAL; encoded by the coding sequence ATGAAAAACGCTATTCTTCTTCAAGGAAAATTTTTACTTGTTCAAATTTTGAATACCGTGTATTCACTTTTACCATTTTTTACCCTAAAAAAAATTCTTTTACAATGTGTAGGTATTAAGATTGGGCATAAATCCTGTATTCATAGAGGAGTTAAATTTTTTCATATTGGAAATTTGTCTTTGGGAAATAATTCTGTCATAAATTTTGGGTGTTATCTGGATAATAGAAGAAATATAACCATTGGTAATAATGTTTCAATTTCTCATAATACAAAAATATACACATTAGGGCATGCAATAGATTCTCCAGATTTTTGCACGCAAGGTAAGCCTGTTATAATAAAGGATAATGCATGTATTTTCGCAAATGTTCTGATAATGCCTGGCGTTGTAATAGGAGATGGGGCTGTAATATTACCTGGATCAGTTGTAACGAAATCAGTTGGTGAAATGGAGGTAGTTGGTGGCAATCCGGCAAAATTTCTTCGTAAAAGAAATACCACCTTGGAATATTCGATTGACTATTCTTACTGGTATGCACTTTAG
- a CDS encoding glycosyltransferase family 4 protein codes for MSTHLKKLKLYIVSNMYPSSEDAYYGVFVKNFCNSIIGSPQIKIVSTSFIRGRGTSFLSKLNRYFKFYTSILFKSLFFNYDIIYVHNVSHSILPLYPVLLKRLFSKIRIIINPHGEDMVITHKIDGILLSLSLPFIRKADQIVVPSLYYGNLIAKLYNLNPKKIFISPSGGIDLSVFKVLETKRFVNVQEKNIGFISRIDPDKGWDVLLNAIAILVAFDEFKSLKATFVGKGTDVDRFLKLVDILKLSDHVEYLGFKSQIQLPEIINKFDVFVFPTKMRESLGLVGLESMACGVPVIASDQGGMSDYVKDGVNGFTFKCGDHLSLSGVLKNFFNLSTEEVLDMKKNALETAEVFSSNNVKNNMIANLISIKNK; via the coding sequence ATGAGTACACATCTCAAAAAGCTCAAATTATATATCGTATCTAATATGTATCCATCAAGTGAGGATGCTTATTACGGTGTATTTGTAAAGAATTTTTGTAATTCGATCATTGGGTCTCCACAAATTAAAATCGTATCTACTTCTTTTATTAGAGGTCGTGGAACATCTTTTTTGTCAAAATTGAATAGATATTTTAAATTCTATACTAGCATATTATTTAAATCGTTATTTTTTAATTATGATATTATTTATGTTCATAATGTGTCGCATAGTATTTTGCCGCTTTATCCTGTTCTATTAAAAAGGCTATTCTCCAAAATACGAATCATTATCAATCCCCATGGAGAAGACATGGTTATAACTCACAAAATTGATGGTATTCTGCTTAGCTTATCCCTTCCTTTTATTAGAAAAGCAGATCAGATCGTTGTTCCAAGTTTGTATTATGGTAATTTAATTGCGAAGTTATATAATTTAAATCCCAAGAAGATATTCATATCACCGTCAGGAGGGATCGACTTATCAGTGTTTAAAGTTCTGGAGACTAAGCGATTTGTAAATGTTCAGGAGAAAAATATTGGATTTATCTCCCGGATTGATCCTGATAAAGGATGGGATGTTCTATTAAACGCAATAGCTATACTTGTCGCTTTTGATGAATTTAAATCATTGAAAGCAACTTTTGTTGGGAAAGGCACTGATGTTGATAGATTTTTAAAGTTAGTGGATATATTAAAATTGTCAGATCATGTTGAATATTTGGGTTTTAAATCACAAATACAACTTCCGGAAATAATTAATAAGTTTGATGTTTTTGTATTTCCAACTAAAATGAGGGAGAGCTTAGGTTTGGTGGGACTCGAATCTATGGCCTGCGGTGTTCCAGTAATTGCATCCGATCAGGGTGGAATGTCTGACTATGTTAAGGACGGTGTTAATGGCTTTACTTTCAAATGTGGTGATCACTTAAGTCTTTCAGGCGTGCTTAAGAATTTTTTTAATTTAAGTACTGAGGAGGTTTTGGATATGAAGAAAAATGCTTTGGAAACTGCGGAAGTATTTTCTAGCAATAATGTTAAAAACAATATGATCGCAAATTTGATTTCAATTAAAAATAAATGA
- a CDS encoding acyltransferase family protein, translating into MTLDNKNIPSLDGIRGYSILLVFLSHIGFGNVIPGGLGVTIFFFISGFLITKLSLVELRKNLHFNFRAFYLRRFFRLYPALILFLLFIVLFFVVIQRPLILSEFSAALFYYVNYAWVFWAPSHVDQWHGIFKILWSLAIEEHFYLFFPVIFVVTYKKASWFYFTSFSIILACLLFRIYYSKVFGDSPELELYNYSLTHTRVDSIMYGCLLAFALYSGYNVKIFKILSNKSLFAFAILTLFFTLIYRDPIFRQTYRYSLQGFALFVIIPNIVFTEWKLLRFFFENKLIVEIGKLSYSIYLFHWFSMFLGKSLYPEVTVGWYFIVIVMTILFSYFSFNYIEKPFVKLRRNYGSNVQLEKKS; encoded by the coding sequence ATGACATTAGACAACAAAAATATTCCTTCCTTAGATGGAATCAGAGGATATTCTATACTGTTAGTATTTCTATCTCATATAGGGTTTGGAAATGTTATCCCTGGAGGACTAGGAGTAACCATCTTTTTTTTTATAAGCGGATTTCTAATAACAAAGCTTTCGCTAGTTGAGCTTCGAAAAAATCTACATTTCAATTTCAGAGCATTTTATCTTCGAAGATTCTTTAGACTCTACCCCGCATTAATTTTATTTTTGCTTTTTATTGTTTTGTTCTTTGTAGTAATCCAACGTCCATTAATACTCTCGGAATTTTCAGCGGCTCTTTTTTACTATGTAAATTATGCTTGGGTATTTTGGGCTCCTTCTCATGTAGATCAATGGCATGGGATATTTAAAATACTATGGTCCCTAGCGATAGAAGAACATTTCTACCTTTTTTTTCCTGTTATTTTTGTTGTAACTTATAAAAAAGCGAGTTGGTTTTATTTCACGTCATTTAGTATAATTCTCGCATGTTTGCTTTTTAGAATCTATTATTCAAAAGTGTTTGGAGATAGTCCCGAACTTGAGTTATATAATTATAGTCTAACGCATACTAGGGTAGACTCTATAATGTATGGTTGTCTTTTGGCATTTGCACTATATAGTGGTTATAACGTTAAAATTTTCAAAATATTGAGCAATAAGAGTTTATTTGCTTTTGCAATATTGACTCTTTTTTTTACATTAATATATCGGGATCCAATTTTTCGGCAAACTTATCGTTACAGTTTACAAGGTTTTGCATTATTTGTTATTATACCAAATATTGTATTTACTGAATGGAAATTATTACGGTTCTTTTTTGAAAATAAATTGATCGTTGAGATTGGCAAATTAAGCTACTCTATTTATCTTTTTCACTGGTTTTCTATGTTTTTAGGCAAAAGCTTATACCCGGAAGTTACTGTAGGATGGTACTTTATCGTTATTGTAATGACCATTCTTTTCTCTTATTTCTCATTTAATTATATTGAAAAGCCTTTTGTTAAATTACGTAGGAATTATGGTTCAAATGTTCAGCTTGAAAAAAAATCGTAA
- a CDS encoding lipopolysaccharide biosynthesis protein: MKLKLGKAGKDLISNLGGRTKSVIYGSGVMLIATLVSTLTRVGLIAILARIYTKDEFGMWVAITSATAVLASSDLGIGNSLRNKLAELKVNGISGDIESRKYFFSVLYFFFFVSLALSLGLYFFHDFINYKDVFKTSDLALQKQGVNILIGVQTIFLLGIPFGIGASSFFVYNESFWVGIQNIVIGLLSLIIIAILALTKADITVVAIVFFLITLFVNICGCMYFIYRRKWQFINVNFLLIFKRIKQLLRSSLWFALLQLSGPFMYNATTLIVTANLSLSNGAEINLVQKLYTFIITIYLSFYNPIWSGYADAIHRKDWAWTKNMLKRTLQISTGIFTLAIIIFVFYGNFFLQLLAGSSYVSNNILFFYLGLWALFYSLYTMGTAFLSATGKINFITIITSLFALIYVSAGNYVTKAYGLSGISLMSAFVFFILTIAAYTHSFLIIKKRLI, translated from the coding sequence ATGAAGTTGAAGTTGGGAAAAGCAGGGAAGGATTTGATTAGTAATTTGGGAGGGCGAACAAAATCCGTTATTTATGGATCAGGAGTAATGCTTATTGCAACTTTAGTGAGTACCTTAACACGAGTTGGTTTAATAGCTATTTTAGCTAGGATATACACAAAAGACGAGTTTGGAATGTGGGTTGCTATTACGTCAGCAACTGCAGTATTGGCATCATCAGACTTAGGGATAGGTAATTCTTTAAGAAATAAACTAGCCGAATTAAAGGTTAATGGAATAAGCGGTGATATAGAATCGCGTAAATACTTCTTCTCAGTCTTATATTTTTTCTTTTTTGTATCCCTAGCACTAAGTTTAGGACTTTATTTTTTCCACGATTTTATAAATTACAAAGATGTATTTAAGACAAGTGATTTAGCGCTTCAGAAACAAGGTGTAAATATCTTAATAGGTGTTCAAACAATTTTTTTGTTGGGAATTCCTTTCGGAATTGGAGCCTCTTCATTTTTTGTTTATAATGAGTCATTTTGGGTTGGAATTCAAAATATAGTGATAGGATTATTAAGTCTTATTATAATAGCAATTTTGGCACTTACAAAAGCCGATATAACAGTTGTTGCAATTGTTTTTTTCCTGATAACTCTTTTTGTAAATATTTGTGGATGTATGTATTTTATATATAGGCGCAAATGGCAATTTATCAACGTGAATTTTTTATTGATCTTTAAAAGAATAAAACAGCTGCTAAGATCGAGTTTGTGGTTTGCATTGTTACAGCTATCTGGTCCTTTTATGTATAATGCAACAACCTTAATTGTAACTGCAAATTTGAGTTTATCAAATGGTGCTGAAATCAATTTAGTTCAAAAGCTTTATACCTTCATAATTACTATTTACTTAAGCTTTTACAATCCTATCTGGTCTGGATATGCCGATGCAATACACCGTAAGGATTGGGCTTGGACAAAGAATATGCTGAAAAGGACGCTTCAAATTTCTACGGGAATATTTACACTAGCTATAATTATTTTTGTATTTTATGGAAATTTCTTTTTACAATTATTAGCGGGATCAAGTTATGTCAGCAATAATATTTTGTTTTTTTACCTAGGATTATGGGCTTTGTTTTACTCTCTTTATACCATGGGAACAGCTTTCCTGAGTGCAACAGGCAAAATAAATTTTATTACAATTATCACTAGCTTATTTGCACTAATTTATGTTTCTGCAGGTAACTATGTAACTAAGGCTTATGGATTGAGTGGTATATCTTTAATGTCAGCATTTGTTTTTTTTATCTTAACAATTGCAGCATACACGCACTCTTTCTTGATTATAAAAAAGAGATTAATATAA
- a CDS encoding glycosyltransferase family 10 domain-containing protein encodes MKIIFDLQYQEMLSLPLTEVAMNRLPGLTWVNICYDNLIHRGYEVSLSSNVDSFEDVKGAILISDMYTAHTDKLISRGAIAHLVFSMESPNISKNFYSTYSSKYNYNYSYLFPGIFSFFGNGKQNLPLFWPNAKVSEHYKAKPKDVFLGMIASNKQMFNRRFKFIPGIIEHTVKKVVWSNYYNRLNKMSYTDLYKNRLEAIIYFSKFKDFALFGRGWKKQNTLSLQNFNQIQKIEPLEIDDKLETLSRMKFSICFENFRFPGYITEKIFDCFFTGTIPIYLGAPDIENYVPTNCFVDARQFGSFSEMNDFIRSISPEKIKELLENANNFLNSSAYEKFTDRCFANQILNSIN; translated from the coding sequence ATGAAGATAATATTTGATTTACAGTATCAGGAAATGTTAAGCTTGCCGCTTACAGAGGTTGCCATGAACAGATTACCTGGTTTAACTTGGGTTAATATCTGTTATGATAATCTTATACACAGAGGTTATGAAGTAAGTTTATCAAGCAATGTAGACAGCTTTGAGGATGTTAAAGGTGCAATACTAATTAGTGATATGTACACTGCTCACACTGATAAACTTATAAGTAGAGGGGCCATTGCACATTTAGTTTTCAGTATGGAGTCTCCAAACATCTCGAAAAATTTTTACAGCACTTATTCGTCTAAATATAATTATAATTACAGTTATTTATTTCCTGGAATATTTAGTTTTTTTGGCAATGGAAAACAAAATTTACCGTTGTTTTGGCCAAACGCAAAGGTGAGCGAGCATTATAAGGCCAAGCCTAAAGATGTATTCTTAGGAATGATCGCAAGTAATAAACAAATGTTTAATCGAAGGTTCAAATTCATCCCTGGCATTATTGAACATACTGTTAAAAAAGTTGTTTGGTCCAATTACTATAACCGATTGAATAAAATGAGTTATACAGATCTTTATAAAAATAGATTAGAAGCAATTATCTACTTTTCTAAATTTAAAGATTTTGCTCTTTTCGGCAGGGGATGGAAGAAACAAAATACTTTAAGCTTACAAAATTTTAATCAAATACAAAAAATAGAACCACTAGAAATAGATGATAAGCTTGAGACTTTAAGTAGAATGAAATTCTCGATCTGTTTCGAAAACTTTAGATTTCCAGGCTATATTACCGAAAAGATATTTGACTGTTTTTTTACTGGAACTATTCCTATTTATTTAGGAGCTCCAGACATTGAAAATTATGTACCAACGAATTGTTTCGTTGATGCTAGGCAATTTGGTTCATTTAGCGAGATGAACGATTTTATTAGATCAATATCTCCAGAGAAAATTAAAGAGTTACTCGAAAATGCAAACAACTTTTTGAATAGTTCGGCATACGAGAAATTTACAGATAGGTGTTTTGCGAATCAGATTCTGAATTCAATAAATTAA
- a CDS encoding glycosyltransferase family 2 protein produces the protein MRELQVFISTYNRPDIICNTIDSILNQKGVEFDVIVSDNSTNNQTYELLKSYKDRIKYIKRNLSVNAVEHWNLILGDVTSKYFMIFHDDDIMLDGMLSAIYEAFSNDDEVVAVGSNANTVKNKKIIDTWFLKNNEDTQIISDGTQMAKRYLVKNQIVPFPSYAYKKRVADELKFDPKKGGKYCDVAFLIDVANLGKVKFIAKPLMDYYVHSSQYSFVNEFNERIRLINYIKKCTSINKFNKELRLYRTKNIYEQIRDSGVNFSTLFRNRSIILIKESDYRSYVKLCVLAFFKRLFKRS, from the coding sequence ATGAGAGAATTACAGGTTTTTATATCAACTTATAATAGGCCAGATATTATCTGTAATACTATAGATTCCATCTTAAATCAGAAGGGCGTGGAGTTTGATGTTATTGTGTCAGATAATTCAACAAATAATCAGACATATGAATTGCTTAAAAGCTACAAAGATAGAATTAAGTATATCAAAAGAAATCTTTCGGTCAATGCTGTAGAGCATTGGAATCTGATTTTAGGCGATGTTACATCAAAGTATTTCATGATATTTCATGATGATGATATTATGCTTGATGGAATGTTGTCTGCTATTTATGAAGCCTTTAGTAATGATGATGAAGTTGTAGCGGTTGGTAGTAATGCAAATACGGTTAAGAATAAAAAGATCATTGATACTTGGTTCTTGAAAAATAATGAAGATACACAGATAATTTCGGATGGGACACAGATGGCAAAAAGATATCTTGTTAAGAACCAAATTGTCCCATTTCCCTCTTACGCATATAAAAAAAGGGTAGCTGATGAATTAAAATTTGATCCTAAAAAAGGAGGGAAATATTGTGATGTAGCATTTTTGATTGATGTTGCTAATTTAGGGAAAGTGAAGTTTATTGCAAAACCTCTGATGGATTATTATGTTCATTCATCGCAATATAGTTTTGTTAACGAATTTAATGAAAGAATAAGGCTTATTAATTACATCAAAAAATGTACCTCAATAAATAAATTCAATAAAGAGTTACGTCTTTACAGGACGAAGAATATATATGAGCAAATCAGAGATTCAGGGGTTAACTTTTCTACGCTTTTCAGAAATCGTTCAATAATTTTAATCAAAGAATCTGATTATAGATCTTACGTTAAATTATGTGTTTTAGCTTTTTTTAAAAGACTATTTAAACGTTCTTGA
- a CDS encoding polysaccharide biosynthesis C-terminal domain-containing protein, with amino-acid sequence MNLERKIKIIKRKRIEDSRGWFLKVINGFEENLPQFTGEIYLTMATPNQTKGCHFHNKANEWFTLLEGNCLVKLFDLGTNERLEIILEADNPQTLYVPNNIAHCFINLNDNSNFLLLAYTDQLYDPADTIIFNDFDKPFSNDRILNK; translated from the coding sequence GAGGATCGAAGATAGTAGAGGATGGTTTTTAAAAGTAATAAATGGTTTTGAAGAAAATTTGCCTCAATTCACAGGTGAAATTTATTTAACAATGGCTACGCCGAATCAAACAAAGGGATGTCATTTTCACAATAAAGCTAATGAATGGTTTACGCTTTTAGAAGGTAATTGTTTGGTGAAGTTATTTGACTTAGGTACAAATGAGAGATTGGAGATTATATTAGAAGCTGATAATCCTCAAACATTATATGTTCCGAATAATATAGCACATTGCTTTATTAACCTTAATGATAATAGTAACTTTCTTTTATTAGCTTATACAGATCAATTATATGATCCCGCAGACACGATAATATTCAACGATTTTGACAAACCGTTTAGCAACGATAGGATACTAAATAAATAA